The window AGGATAAAAACATCATATAATCTATGAACTTATATACCCCACGAGTTATTTTAGAAGTGGATTCAGACATTCCGTCACCTCCATCTTTTAATGATGCTGCCCCCCCTAAAGGGAGGCAGCATTTAGTAAATTTACTGCACAGCCATTACCTTATCAGCCATTTCCTTGGTACCAGGATAGGTTTTGTAGAACCATTCTTGTACAGGTTTTTGAGATTCAATTAGTTTTTGCTTGAAGGTTTCATCCGGGAAGACAACGGTCAGACCCTTTTTCTTTAAGAATTCGATATCCTTTTGTTCATTTTCTTCCAATAGTTTCCACTCGTAAGCTGCTGATTCGTTAGCTGCCTTTTGAACAATTTCTTGCAGTTTAGGATCTAAACCTTGCCAGAACTTCTCGTTAACCATGTAGAGGTTAGGGGAGAACAGGTGACGAGTATCTACCACATATTTTTGCACCTCATACATACCGGAAGCCTTTAAGGTTGCATAGGGGTTCTCCTGACCATCAATGACCTTTTGCTCCAGGGCTGTAAATGTCTCGGAAATCGGCATGGGTACAGCGTTAGCGCCTAGGCCTTTAACCATTTCCACATAGATGGGGTTGTTGGGAATCCTTAATCTAAAACCTTTAAAATCCTCAAATTTTTCAAAGGGTTTACTGGAAGACACTACCCGGAAACCATTGGCGGTCCAGGCTAGGGTACGGGTACCCATCTTTTCTTCCATGCCCTTGACGATTTCTTTACCAAGCTCACCATTAAGTACTTTCTGTGCATGGGCGTAATCGCGGAATAGCAAAGGCATTTCTGTCAAACCAACCATCGGCAGGTCTTTAGCAATCAGACCACCGGTGACGCACATTTCTACACTACCGTTTTTCGTTCCATCAATAAACTGTTCCTCAGAGCCAAGGGTAGCATTGGGGTAAATTTCTACTTTAATTTGTCCGTTGGACTCTGCTTCAACCATCGGCTTAAATTTTTCTTTTAAGGCAATATTCTGCGGGTGTTCATCAGCAAAGTAGTGTGCTACTTTCAGGGTAATGGCTTTACCTTGTTCGGAGGCGTCTTTTTTCTCTTCACCGCCACCGCCACAACCGGTTAAGAAAATACTGAATAACATAATACCTAGGACACTTAAGGCAACCTTAGACAGCTTTTTCATATTTGACCTCCTTGAAAATAGTATTTTATAATAACCTTTTACAATCAGTTAATTAACGGATCACCTCCCTGGAATAGGATAACTCCGGACTCACAATGGGTAATTACGATTATTGTTTTTGTTGTATTTCGTTTCATATTATGAAACCCCGTTTTACATCGTTAAGTAAAAAATAATCGCAATATGTATATTTTATCATTCGACAATTTCTTCAAAATTCCTTCAAATTTGTTTCATTATTCAAAATATTGTTTTATTTTTGTTTTAGTTTAAGGAGTAAATAAAATCTTCATAGAATTTCCGCTACTAAGCATTAAATCGAAGCCCTCTTGGGCCTTTTCTAAGGGAAAACGATGGGATATCACTTGCTCTATTTCCTTTAGTTGCCGAAGTATATGTAATGCCACTTCATAATCCCTTGGCTCATAAACTCTTACACCAATGATGGAAAGTTCATTAAAATTCACTGTCCTTAAATCGATTTTGCTTGGCTCTTTAAAGACACTGACTACGACAATTTGGCCGGTAATTTTAACCAATCGGGTAGCCAGCAAGGCCGTTGCAGGGGCACCCGCTGCCTCATAGACAATATCGACACCGTTTCCACCAGTAAGTTTAAATATTTCCGCTTCAGGGTTATTGGCTGAATCCAACACTTTAAAACCAAGGTTTCTAGCCAGTTCTCGTCTGCTGTCGCTGATCTCACCAACTATAACCTCTGAAGCACCGGCAAATCTGGCAGTAATTGCAGTTAGAAGCCCAATGGGTCCACCACCCAGCACTGCCACAGTTTCTCCTGCCTTCAGGGCAGACTTTCTGATGGCATGGGCTGTAACTGCCACAGGTTCCACCAAACAGGCCAGATCCAGCGGTAGATTAGCTGGTAGTTTTACTATCTTAGCAGCATCCACTTTAACATATTCTGCAAAACCACCATCAATATCTATCCCTACCAGGGCCAAACTTCTACAAACATGGGCATTGCCAGTTCGACAGGGTTGACAGTGTCCACAGGATATTAACGGATTTACGGTCACCTTATCCCCCACTTGAATCGTGCTGTCTGGCGGTAAACATGTTTCCACCACCTCACCGGTAAATTCATGACCCATAATTAAAGGGGCTTTAGCCCGTGGGTGTTTACCCAAGTAGATTCCCAGATCGGAACCACAAATCCCAGCATAATGAACCTTGATCAGAACCTCACCGAAATTTAATATTGGTTTCGGCACCTCTTGAAAGTTCAGTTGTTCTTTGCCTTGCCAAACAATAGCTTGCATGGTTTTCATTTGTCTATCCCTCCGGTCCGCATTTATAAAGCCATTGATAGAAAACCACCATCCACCTCTATGGTCGTTCCGGTAATAAATTTTGCTGCATCAGAGCAAAGGAACACAGTCGCACCTACCAAATCCTCCGGTACTCCTAACCTTTGCATAGGCGTACGATTCATAATCTTATCGTAGGTTTCTTTTTCTGATAGCATTTTTTCGTTAAGTGCTGTCTTAAAGTAACCCGGTGAGATGCAGTTTACATTGATGCCATGGCTGGCCCATTCAGCCGCCAGCACTTTGGTTAGCTGTAATACTGCACCCTTGCTGGCACAATAGGCCGCGGAGCGGGTAATTCCTAAATGGGAACCAAGGGAGGCGATATTAACAATTTTCCCATAATTTTGGGCCAGCATCTTTTCCCCCACTAGCTTGCAACAGAGAAAGGTTCCCTTTAAATTTACAGCAATTACATGATCCCATTCTGCCACAGTCAATTCTATAACAGGCTTTTTATAGTTTATTCCTGCTGCGTTAATCAAAATATCAATACGACCAAACTTGGACATTACTTCCTCTACTAGGCGTTGAACCTCTTCTTCCCTGGTTACATCCACCGTAGTTAATAAAGATTGAACACCTGATGCTTCGATCTCTTTAACAACTTCCTCGTTACGTTGTTTGCTCCGGCTAACCGGTATGACATTAGCCCCCGCTTTGGCCAAACCTAAACTTATGGTTTTACCCAGACCTCCGCTGCCCCCTACGAAAATAGCAACTTTACCTGTCAAATCAAAAGCTTCCAAAAACACAAAACCACTCCCATCGCCCGTTTGTTTCAAATCGCGAAACACAGTTTCGTTTTATAGTTAATAAAAAATTCTATTTATTTTTTCAGTTTCCTGCATCTTTTAAAAAATCGCACCTTTTTCATCAGAAGTTACTGGTCTGACTCTTTTTGTCCGTTAATAAATATAACCATTTAACAAACCAGCTTTGCCTGCCGCACCAATAAAATAGCATTAAGAACAATTGTGTAAACCAGCCTATGGTGAAGGAAAATATTAATGTTCCTACACCAATTTTCCCGCCCAACAGAAAACCCAACGTAACCACAAGCACTTCAAGTACAGTTCTTACTAGGCCAATGCTCCTACCGGTTGATCGTTGGAGGCCCATCATTAAACTATCCCTTGGACCAGTACCCATATGTGCCGAAATATATGCCCCTGTTCCTAGTCCAAAACAAAAGATGCCAATTAAAAGGTACGCATACTGTTGTAAGTATGTAATAGCAGGTGGGATAAGGTTTACAGACATGATGAAATCAATAAATACACCACCCATGAGCATATTAAGGATTGTACCGAAAGTCGGCTTTATGCCCATTGCATATGCTATGATAACACAGAGTAGTCCGGTTGCAATATTTACCTGACCAAAAGTTAGAGGTACGTACTTCGTCATGCTAATATGAAAAACATCCCAGGGACCTAAGCCTAGATTTGACTCTAAAATTAGTACAATCGAAAAGGCACATATAAATAATCCCAGGGAAAACCAGAACAACTTCACTAGAAAAAGGATTGCTTTCTTTATTACAATGTTATTGAAAATCATTTATAAGACTCCCTACCGGAATGATATTACCCATTATGCTACAACATATTTTAACAGCAATAGTAATAAAAATAAACTTTGTCTAAAAGAAAAAAGCCAAATCCCCACTAGAAAGTGAAGATTGGCTTTCATTTTCAATTAATATTTAGCTATTTATATTGTGCTGCTCCGTTTTTATAACCTTGTAGGTGAACAACCCCATAGCTGTGGTTCTTTTCTTTAAATTGTTCTAACCATTGAAGATAATCCTGGTAATTAAAATTACGAACACCTTGATCTTTCATATATTTTAAGAACATTTTGTAGTCTTTATAATCTACACGATTTCCACAATTATTTTCTCATTCCACTGGGGATATCTTCCCGTTTGTACGCTCCAGCGATTTAATACCCAGGCAATCCCCTCTGACTTCAACTTATTTAAGCCCGACCCCACTGCCTCCGAATGTGCAATGGAGGTTTCCTCTAAGTAATTAAGAACAGAAACCGGTAGTAGCCTCCTGGTATTGGTTGACCTCATAATAATGAACTTCAAACTCTTTTTGATAATGTTTTTTCATTTTACCCCACTCGGCACTACTAATATAACAAAACCCTACAGCCGTTAAGTTGCAGGGTTTTTAAAATTAATCTGGCAACGACCTACTCTCCCAGGGGCGTGAGCCCCAAGTACCATCGGCCCTGGAGGACTTAACTGCTGTGTTCGGGATGGGAACAGGTGTATCCCCTCCGGTATCGTCACCAGAAACTTATTGACTTATTCATTCCCTGAAAACTAAACAGCGCTTTTCGTAAAGGTCATACATTAGGTCAAGTCCTCGATCGATTAGTACCGGTCGGCTCAAAACATTACTGCCCTTACACCCCCGGCCTATCTACCATGTCGTCTTCATGGGATCTTACCTCTTTCAAGTGGGAAACCTCATCTTGAAGCGGGCTTCGCGCTTAGATGCTTTCAGCGCTTATCCCTTCCGAACTTAGTTACCCAGCATTACCGTTGGCACGATAGCTGGTACACCAGCGGTCCGTCCATCCCGGTCCTCTCGTACTAGGGACAGCTCTTCTCAAGTTTCCTGCGCCTGCGACGGATAGGGACCGAACTGTCTCACGACGTTCTGAACCCAGCTCACGTACCGCTTTAATGGGCGAACAGCCCAACCCTTGGGACCTACTTCAGCCCCAGGATGCGATGAGCCGACATCGAGGTGCCAAACCTCCCCGTCGATGTGGACTCTTGGGGGAGATAAGCCTGTTATCCCCGGGGTAGCTTTTATCCGTTGAGCGACGGCCCTTCCACTCGGCACCGCCGGATCACTAAGCCCTACTTTCGTACCAGCTCGACTTGTAGGTCTCGCTGTCAAGCTCCCTTTTGCCTTTACACTCTAACGCGCGATTTCCTTCCGCGCTGAGGGAACCTTTGGGCGCCTCCGTTACTCTTTGGGAGGCGACCGCCCCAGTCAAACTGCCCACCTGACACGGTCCTTTTACCAGCTTCATGGTATCAAGTTAGAATTTCAATATCTAAAGGGTGGTATCCCAACGCTGACTCCATACATACTAGCGTACATACTTCCCAGTCTCCCACCTATCCTGTACATCAAATACCAAAACCCAATGTCAAGCTACAGTAAAGCTCCACGGGGTCTTTCTGTCCTGTCGCAGGTAGACGGCATCTTCACCGTCATTACAATTTCACCGAGCCCCTCGTTGAGACAGTGCCCAAATCGTTACGCCTTTCGTGCGGGTCAGAACTTACCTGACAAGGAATTTCGCTACCTTAGGACCGTTATAGTTACGGCCGCCGTTTACTGGGGCTTCAGTTCTCAGCTTCGACTTGCGTCTAACTCTTCCCCTTAACCTTCCAGCACCGGGCAGGCGTCAGCCCCTATACGTCAGCTTTCGCTTTAGCAGGGACCTGTGTTTTTGGTAAACAGTCGCTTGGGCCTTTTCTCTGCGGCCTCTTCTCGCTCCAAATGTGCATTTTTCACGATACCGAGGCACCCCTTTTCCCGAAGTTACGGGGTCATTTTGCCGAGTTCCTTAACGAGGGTTCTCTCGCGCGCCTTAGGATTTTCACCCCACCTACCTGTGTCGGTTTACGGTACGGGCACCTACAAACCTCGTTAGAAGCTTTTCTTGGCAGTTTGGGATCCGCTGCTTCGCTACTTGTTTTCGCTCCCCTTCACTCCTCGGGCTTCCCGTAAGACGGATTTGCCTATCTTACACCCTACAAGCTTGGACCGGCTTTTCCAGCCGCCGGCTCAACGTACCCTCCTGCGTCACTCCATCCTCAAACGGTCTTAGGTGGTATCGGATTCTCAACCGATTGTCCATCGCCTACGCCTTGCGGCCTCGGCTTAGGTCCCGACTTACTCTGGGCGGACGAACCTTCCCCAGAAATCCTTAGGTTTTCGGCGGGCAGGATTCTCACCTGCCTTTTCGCTTACTCATACCGGCATTCTCACTTCTTATCAATCCACAGCTCCTTACGGTACTGCTTCAACTCAATAAGAACGCTCCCCTACCACTGTCTTTCGACAATCCAAAGCTTCGGTGCCAGGCTTAGCCCCGTTTCATTTTCGGCGCAGGGCCACTTGACCAGTGAGCTATTACGCACTCTTTCAATGGTGGCTGCTTCTAAGCCAACATCCTGGTTGTCTGTGCAACCCCACATCCTTTTCCACTTAGCCTGTCTTGGGGACCTTAGCTGTTGGTCTGGGCTGTTTCCCTTTTGACTACGAATCTTAGCACCCGCAGTCTGACTCCCGGAGTCTTAGTTATTGCGGCATTCGGAGTTTGATTGGGTTCGGTAACCCGTGAAGGCCCCTAGCCCATTCAGTGCTCTACCTCCGCAATCCATCCTCCGAGGCTAGCCCTAAAGCTATTTCGGGGAGAACCAGCTATCTCCTGGTTCGATTGGCATTTCACCCCTACCCACATCTCATCCGCCTCCTTTTCAACGAAGGTCGGTTCGAGCCTCCACTTTATTTTACTAAAGCTTCACTCTGGACATGGGTAGATCACCAGGTTTCGGGTCTACTCCAACGTACTTTCGCCCTTTTAAGACTCGCTTTCGCTTCGGCTCCGGCTTTCCTGCCTTAACCTGCACGTTGGATGTAACTCGCCGGTCCGTTCTACAAAAAGTACGCCGTCACACTTTTAACGTGCTCCGACAGTTTGTAGGCATACGGTTTCAGGTTCTTTTTCACTCCCCTCCCGGGGTGCTTTTCACCTTTCCCTCACGGTACTGGTTCACTATCGGTCGCTTAGGGTATTTAGCCTTGGGGGGTGGTCCCCCCGGATTCCCACAGGGTTTCTCGTGTCCTGCGGTACTTGGGATGTCCTCTGCAATTTTCGTCCTTTCGTCTACAGGGGTTTTACCTTCTGTGCCCTGCCTTTCCAGGCAGCTTCAACTAGGACTAGCAATCACTTGATGAGGATCCCTCAACCCCAGTGAACCGAAGTTCACTGGTTTAGGCTCGCCCCTGTTCGCTCGCCGCTACTTGGGGGTTCGATGTTTCTTTCTTTTCCTCCGGGTACTTAGATGTTTCAGTTCCCCGGGTGCCCTCCTCTGTGCCTATGGATTCAGCACAGGGTGACGGAGGTTTGCTCCGCCGGGTTGCCCCATTCGGGTATCCACGGATCAATGCCTGCTTGCGGCTTCCCGTGGCTTTTCGCAGCTTACCGCGCCCTTCTTCGGCCCTTAGCGCCTAGGCATCCACCGTATGCCCTTTCTTTCTTGACCTACTTTCTTACCTTTTTTGCTCGGATCCATTGCTGTTTCCTGCAAAATTGTTTCTACGACGCTTTACTTGTTTCGCTGTTTAGTTTTCAAGGAACGGTCGGCCTTTGATCTGCTTCGCCTTGCTTCGTCAGCCGCTTCGTTCGTGTGCTCACGTATTCCTATACGCTCCGCGCACTCTCTCGCGGCTTCCTTGCCATGCTCGCATCTGAAAGGCCTTTAGGCAAAATTTAAAATTGGTGGAGACAAGCGGGATCGAACCGCTGACCCCCTGCTTGCAAGGCAGGTGCTCTCCCAGCTGAGCTATGCCCCCACGTTGTATCGTGATAAGCTTTTCGGCTTGTGACGATCCAATGGTGGGACTAGGTGGACTCGAACCACCGACCTCACGCTTATCAGGCGTGCGCTCTAACCGGCTGAGCTATAGTCCCCGGTTTTTTTATTTGTTTGATGAGATACTTAAAATCAACCGGTTTCCTGGTTGATTTCAGGTCTCTCAAAACTAAACAGTCGGATGATGAACGATCGACCAGAGTACGCGCGTCTCGCGATAAGCTTCGCCCTGCTTCGTCAGCTGCTTCGCTCGTGTGCTCACGTATCTCTTATACGCTCCGCTCACTCCCTCGCAGCTTCCTTGCTTGGCTCGCTTCTCCCAAGCCGCTTACGTTCTCCTTAGAAAGGAGGTGATCCAGCCGCACCTTCCGATACGGCTACCTTGTTACGACTTCACCCCAATCACCAACCCCACCTTCGACGGCTCTCTCCTTGCGGTTAAGTCACCGGCTTCGGGTGTTGTCAGCTTTCGTGGTGTGACGGGCGGTGTGTACAAGGCCCGGGAACGTATTCACCGCAGTATGCTGACCTGCGATTACTAGCGATTCCGACTTCATGTAGTCGAGTTGCAGACTACAATCCGAACTGGGACCGGCTTTCTCAGATTTGCTTCACTTCACAGCTTCGCTTCCGTCTGTACCGGCCATTGTAGTACGTGTGTAGCCCAGGACATAAGGGGCATGATGATTTGACGTCATCCCCACCTTCCTCCGTTTTGTCAACGGCAGTCACATTCGAGTTCCCGACATTACTCGCTGGCAACGAATGTTAGGGGTTGCGCTCGTTGCGGGACTTAACCCAACATCTCACGACACGAGCTGACGACAACCATGCACCACCTGTCTCTCTGTTACCCCGAAGGGCAAGGAGTATATCTCTATACTTTTCAGAGGATGTCAAGCCCTGGTAAGGTTCTTCGCGTTGCGTCGAATTAAACCACATACTCCACCGCTTGTGCGGGCCCCCGTCAATTCCTTTGAGTTTCAGTCTTGCGACCGTACTCCCCAGGCGGAGTGCTTATTGTGTTAACTACGGCACTGGGGGGGTCGATACCCCCAACACCTAGCACTCATCGTTTACGGCGTGGACTACCAGGGTATCTAATCCTGTTCGCTCCCCACGCTTTCGCGCCTCAGTGTCAGTTACAGTCCAGAGAGCCGCCTTCGCCACTGGTATTCCTCCCAATATCTACGCATTTCACCGCTACACTGGGAATTCTGCTCCCCTCTCCTGCACTCAAGTCCACCAGTATCAGAGGCCTCACGGGGTTAAGCCCCGCACTTTCACCTCTAACTTAATGCACCACCTACGCGCCCTTTACGCCCAGTAATTCCGGACAACGCTCGCCCCCTACGTTTTACCGCGGCTGCTGGCACGTAGTTAGCCGGGGCTTCCTCTCAAGGTACCGTCATTTTGTTCTTCCCTTAAGACAGAGGTTTACAACCCGAAAGCCTTCTTCCCTCACGCGGCGTTGCTCCGTCAGGCTTTCGCCCATTGCGGAAGATTCCCCACTGCTGCCTCCCGTAGGAGTCTGGGCCGTGTCTCAGTCCCAGTGTGGCCGTTCGCCCTCTCAGGCCGGCTACCCATCGTCGCCTTGGGGGTCCGTTACACCTCCAACTAGCTAATGGGACGCGGATCCATCGGTTAGCGATAAATCTTTCCTCCTTAGAACATGCGTTCCTAGGAGCGTATCCGGTATTAGCAGTCGTTTCCAACTGTTATCCCGGTCTATCCGGCAGGTTATCCACGCGTTACTCACCCGTCCGCCACTAAGTTTAAAAATCACTAGGTTTCATTTTAAACTCCGTTCGACTTGCATGTGTTAAGCACGCCGCCAGCGTTCGTCCTGAGCCAGGATCAAACTCTCCATAAAATATCCTAAAATATTTTCAAGAGTTGATTTGCTCTTGTGTTCTGAATTACTCGCTAGCGTTTTCACGCTTTGACGAGGATTGTTTTTGGTCCGCCTACTCTCGGGTTCTCACCCGACTTTGGCTTCCCGCTTTTCATCCATCATCGTTCTGTTTAGTTTTCAAAGACCAGCTTCGACCTTTGATCTGCTTCGCTTGACTTGTCACGCTCGCATCTGAAAGGTCTCTTATTAGCTTTTTTGGCTTGTCCTTTTGTTCACCGCTCAGCGGCGACATTTGTTATCTTACCACCAGTCGACTCATTTGGCAAGTGCTAATTTATAACTTTTTTGCCTCATTTTTCGGCTGTGCAAGCAGGACTGTTGATAATAGTAGCATATGGATATCAGGGTCGTCAAGGCGATTATTTCTATGTATTTTCTTTTGTTCAGCAATAAATCGTGGCTTTTTCACATTACCACTATTTTCCCTTTAATAACAAGGAAGTATGCAAAAAACCTGACTTCTGCCAGGTTTCATGATACCCATGGATGTTTTTATTGTCCCACAACACCCCCGGGCATAGAGATTAAAGCCGGCGGCACATCTCCGACAATAATGCTTTCAGCCAGAGGCACTTTGACGCTGACCTTAAAAACTTCCTTATGAAGGGGAACAGCAATCTGAAATTCGGAAGTCAGATCCATCCATATTAAATGTCGGGTCTGGTTTATCCCGGCTCCCTCAAATTTATCAATGATATCCACTCTTACAATGCCCACGGGAATTAACCGTACATTCAACTCGGGGCCCAGGGCAGCCAGCAACTGAAACCCGAGAAGTTGGCCCAGTGGAATATTAATACTTTGATTATCAATCTTCCTCAAGGCTTCCTGCACCTTCAGGGTCATATCGGTTGATAGTTGGTTTATTTTTACGGTATCCGCCTGAATCATCACAATCTTACCGGAACTGTCCTTGTGAATATGAATAAGGTCCTGGTAATGAACCGGCTGTTTTGCCATCCTGTCTCTGACGGTTTCATTTAATATTTCCGTGGCCAGATGAATGGCCTTTACCCGGGCAATGGTAAAGATACTGGGCTGGAGAACCCGATCGGTAAAAATAAAGAACCCTACCAATAATCCCACCACTACCAATGAAATCATGAGGACGACATATTTTTTTGACAGGCCTCTTGTTTTTCGGAACAAAAAAATTCCCCCCCACATCTTATATATATGAAGGGGTGCGTCAAAAAAGGTGTTAGCCTATATCAATAAGAACTAAATTTTAACGGATAACCTGGCAAAGCGACGTTTACCGGCCCGGATAACCGTTCCGTCCTCCGGTTTAAAGCGCAGATTGGGATCGCTTACGTCAGTACTTCTTCTTCGGTCAATTGCTTTCTGGTTTCGGATTTTCCGCCGGGATCGCCGATACGACCGGTGTAATCTCCTAATATAATGGTCGCCTGATGGCCCGGTTCCTGAAACTGACGGAGCTTTTGCAGCACCACCGTATGTCCCGGTTGGATATCCGGCGCGGTGGGATCAAGTCCTAATTTAATGTGCAGCGGCTTATGATTAGACACCGATTTTTTAAGCTTCTCCACCATCTCCTCTTCAGGTATGATCTCGGCGGCCCCTCCCTTGATAATTCCCAGTTGCTTTTCCACACTAACCATAACCCGGCTCCTTTCAAAACAACAGTTAAAAAGAGTCAGTTACACCGTACTCTTTAATGAGTCTTATTTTATAAAAAATCCTAACTAATATACCAAGGTTAACAGCATATGACAAGAAAGCAAAATAGGTACTCCCAATTCCTTCACCTGTGTTATAATTCTGTTATTGTGGCACGATTTTTCTAAAAGGAGGTTTAGACTTTTGGCTAGAAAAAAAAGCCGAAGGCTCAGAACCGGACGTTTGGCTTTTCTAATAGTGGCTTTCTTGGTTTTGGTGGGCGGTGTAGCTTCCCTGGGCTATTTTGCCTATGCCGTTGCGGACATGCCTGCCTGGAACCCTGAATCCCTTGAAACCTTACTGCCCACATCGATATATGATAAGGATGGAAATCTGGTTACCCGAATTGGTGCTGAAAACCGGGAACCCATTAAACTGCTTGAAGTCCCCAACGTGGTTCGGGATGCTTTCCTGGCCACCGAGGACGACCGTTTTTACGACCACCATGGTATTAACTTTCGCAGTTTCGGCCGGGCCTTATATCGAAACGTTCTGGCCGGTGAGATCCGTGAAGGGTTCAGTACCATTACCATGCAGTTGGTAAAACTATCTTATCTGTCGCCGGACCGCACACCCAAAAGAAAGATCCAGGAAGTGATCCTTACCTTACAAATGGAAAGGCACTTTACCAAAGACGAAATCTTTGAAATGTATTTAAATAAGATCTTTTTTGGACAGGGCGCCTATGGCATTCAGTCCGCTGCTCAAACCTATTTGGGCAAGGACCTTAAAACCGATGAATTGACTCTGGATGAGGCGGCTTTTTTAGCAGGTTTGCCTCAGGCGCCTTCTTCTTACTCCAGCTACCTGGATGAAACCCCGTCGGTCGGCGAGGATAACCAGGTTAACGAAGCGTATCAGAAGAAGTATGACATGGCCTTAAACCGCCGGAACACCGTACTCCTGCGCATGAAAGAAGCCGGGAAAATAACGGAAGAGCAGCGTCAGGAAGCCGCTGCCAAACCACTGCCCACAGCGGATAAAATGCAATCGGTCAGCTACCCTTATCCTTATTTTGTGGATTAT is drawn from Desulforamulus ruminis DSM 2154 and contains these coding sequences:
- a CDS encoding acyl-ACP thioesterase domain-containing protein; this translates as MRSTNTRRLLPVSVLNYLEETSIAHSEAVGSGLNKLKSEGIAWVLNRWSVQTGRYPQWNEKIIVEIV
- a CDS encoding SDR family NAD(P)-dependent oxidoreductase; amino-acid sequence: MKQTGDGSGFVFLEAFDLTGKVAIFVGGSGGLGKTISLGLAKAGANVIPVSRSKQRNEEVVKEIEASGVQSLLTTVDVTREEEVQRLVEEVMSKFGRIDILINAAGINYKKPVIELTVAEWDHVIAVNLKGTFLCCKLVGEKMLAQNYGKIVNIASLGSHLGITRSAAYCASKGAVLQLTKVLAAEWASHGINVNCISPGYFKTALNEKMLSEKETYDKIMNRTPMQRLGVPEDLVGATVFLCSDAAKFITGTTIEVDGGFLSMAL
- the yunB gene encoding sporulation protein YunB; the encoded protein is MWGGIFLFRKTRGLSKKYVVLMISLVVVGLLVGFFIFTDRVLQPSIFTIARVKAIHLATEILNETVRDRMAKQPVHYQDLIHIHKDSSGKIVMIQADTVKINQLSTDMTLKVQEALRKIDNQSINIPLGQLLGFQLLAALGPELNVRLIPVGIVRVDIIDKFEGAGINQTRHLIWMDLTSEFQIAVPLHKEVFKVSVKVPLAESIIVGDVPPALISMPGGVVGQ
- a CDS encoding (R,R)-butanediol dehydrogenase; translation: MKTMQAIVWQGKEQLNFQEVPKPILNFGEVLIKVHYAGICGSDLGIYLGKHPRAKAPLIMGHEFTGEVVETCLPPDSTIQVGDKVTVNPLISCGHCQPCRTGNAHVCRSLALVGIDIDGGFAEYVKVDAAKIVKLPANLPLDLACLVEPVAVTAHAIRKSALKAGETVAVLGGGPIGLLTAITARFAGASEVIVGEISDSRRELARNLGFKVLDSANNPEAEIFKLTGGNGVDIVYEAAGAPATALLATRLVKITGQIVVVSVFKEPSKIDLRTVNFNELSIIGVRVYEPRDYEVALHILRQLKEIEQVISHRFPLEKAQEGFDLMLSSGNSMKILFTP
- a CDS encoding YczE/YyaS/YitT family protein, which produces MIFNNIVIKKAILFLVKLFWFSLGLFICAFSIVLILESNLGLGPWDVFHISMTKYVPLTFGQVNIATGLLCVIIAYAMGIKPTFGTILNMLMGGVFIDFIMSVNLIPPAITYLQQYAYLLIGIFCFGLGTGAYISAHMGTGPRDSLMMGLQRSTGRSIGLVRTVLEVLVVTLGFLLGGKIGVGTLIFSFTIGWFTQLFLMLFYWCGRQSWFVKWLYLLTDKKSQTSNF
- a CDS encoding TRAP transporter substrate-binding protein; its protein translation is MKKLSKVALSVLGIMLFSIFLTGCGGGGEEKKDASEQGKAITLKVAHYFADEHPQNIALKEKFKPMVEAESNGQIKVEIYPNATLGSEEQFIDGTKNGSVEMCVTGGLIAKDLPMVGLTEMPLLFRDYAHAQKVLNGELGKEIVKGMEEKMGTRTLAWTANGFRVVSSSKPFEKFEDFKGFRLRIPNNPIYVEMVKGLGANAVPMPISETFTALEQKVIDGQENPYATLKASGMYEVQKYVVDTRHLFSPNLYMVNEKFWQGLDPKLQEIVQKAANESAAYEWKLLEENEQKDIEFLKKKGLTVVFPDETFKQKLIESQKPVQEWFYKTYPGTKEMADKVMAVQ